A section of the Paenibacillus aurantius genome encodes:
- a CDS encoding deoxyribonuclease IV, with product MLKIGSHVSSGGKGLLTSAQEAVTYGSSTFMLYTGAPQNTKRKPIEDFYVEEGKAVIQENAMEDIVVHAPYIINLGSYKDWTYELAVDFLQAEIHRTHYLGVRNIVLHPGAYTDKDAEYGIKRIAEGLNQVLHGVKETDVNIALETMAGKGSEIGRSFEEIAAILDNVADNDRLTVCLDTCHVHDAGYDIVNDLDGVLDRFDKIVGLDRLAVVHLNDSKNPCGAGKDRHAPIGAGYLGFKTIQSVVRHEKLRHLPMILETPWIGETDAPMYEAEIALLRGNAAERFGTDYLEDVAKLESFFTGKEIDHRQFVLDTWELLRTDAKAKKADKREPIERLYAMVAEAGLFPELTEQQINHRLIGWFSGKEIFTAV from the coding sequence ATGCTCAAAATAGGATCGCACGTCTCCTCCGGAGGCAAAGGGCTGCTGACATCCGCCCAGGAAGCCGTCACCTACGGCTCCAGCACCTTCATGCTGTACACGGGTGCACCCCAGAATACGAAACGGAAGCCGATCGAAGACTTCTACGTCGAAGAAGGCAAGGCCGTCATCCAAGAGAACGCGATGGAGGACATTGTCGTTCACGCTCCCTATATCATCAACCTCGGGTCCTACAAGGATTGGACCTATGAGCTCGCCGTCGATTTTCTGCAGGCGGAGATTCACCGCACCCATTACCTCGGGGTCCGCAACATCGTGTTGCATCCCGGCGCTTATACCGATAAGGATGCGGAGTACGGCATCAAGCGGATTGCCGAAGGGCTGAACCAGGTGCTTCACGGGGTCAAGGAAACCGACGTCAACATCGCGCTCGAGACGATGGCCGGCAAAGGCTCCGAAATCGGCCGCAGCTTCGAGGAGATCGCCGCCATCCTCGACAACGTCGCGGATAACGACCGCCTGACCGTCTGCCTCGATACGTGCCACGTCCATGACGCCGGCTACGATATCGTGAACGACCTGGACGGGGTGCTTGACCGCTTCGACAAGATCGTCGGGCTCGACCGGCTGGCGGTCGTCCACCTTAACGACAGCAAGAACCCGTGCGGAGCCGGCAAGGACCGCCACGCACCCATCGGCGCGGGCTACCTCGGCTTCAAGACGATCCAGTCGGTCGTCCGCCACGAGAAGCTCCGGCATCTGCCGATGATTCTCGAAACGCCGTGGATCGGCGAGACGGATGCCCCGATGTACGAGGCTGAGATCGCCCTGCTGCGCGGGAACGCCGCCGAGCGCTTCGGCACGGACTACCTGGAGGACGTGGCGAAGCTCGAGAGCTTCTTCACGGGCAAGGAGATCGACCACCGGCAGTTCGTGCTGGACACGTGGGAACTGCTTAGGACCGACGCCAAAGCGAAGAAAGCGGACAAGCGCGAGCCGATCGAGCGGCTCTACGCCATGGTCGCCGAAGCGGGGCTGTTCCCGGAACTTACGGAGCAGCAGATCAACCACCGGCTGATCGGGTGGTTCAGCGGCAAAGAGATCTTCACGGCCGTGTAA
- a CDS encoding MDR family MFS transporter: MSENLKMAEDSQTVTSHRGMLIAGLIIAMLFAALDGTIVGTAMPRIVGELGGLSLMTWLTTAYMLTSTTVVPIAGKLADLLGRRVVYVTGLIIFMVGSALCGVTQNMTELIIYRGVQGLGGGIMMPMAMIIIGDLFTGKERAKWQGIFGGLYGLSSVIGPQVGGWIVDSLNWRWVFYINLPVGIIAVIFISLGLGKHVNKGPVKIDMAGIFTMVVGVVSLLLALTFGGSEYAWDSWQIIGLFALALVFIIAFIRIESRVPDPILPVRLFKNRTFSVLNGIGFLMAVGMFGAIMFVPLFMQGVVGVSASQSGTIMTPLMITMIIFSIAGGQLVYKLGVKIQMIAGMLVMASGFWMMTTMTLETTKLQASSYMVLLGAGMGLVMPILTLALQESFPKSELGVVTSSSQFFRSIGGTFGMTILGAIMNHRSGQLLNENLVPVLQKMPAEAKGFVDATLTTIQDKPQNVYSYLYSPEAQKALPDAIKQLIFPILKTDMVDALQQVFLWGLVFVILGAVLCLALPQIKLTSRKKGETPAVQKEESLRGQPEGA; encoded by the coding sequence ATGAGTGAGAATTTGAAAATGGCCGAGGATTCCCAGACGGTGACGTCCCATCGGGGAATGCTGATTGCCGGTCTGATTATTGCCATGCTGTTCGCTGCCCTGGACGGGACCATCGTCGGAACGGCCATGCCGCGGATCGTAGGGGAGCTGGGCGGGCTGAGCCTGATGACCTGGCTGACCACCGCGTATATGCTGACGTCCACGACCGTGGTTCCCATCGCGGGTAAGCTAGCGGACCTTCTTGGACGCCGCGTGGTTTACGTGACCGGGTTGATTATCTTTATGGTGGGTTCCGCGCTTTGCGGCGTGACCCAGAACATGACGGAGCTTATCATTTACCGCGGCGTTCAAGGCTTGGGCGGCGGGATCATGATGCCCATGGCGATGATTATCATCGGGGACCTGTTCACGGGTAAGGAACGGGCCAAATGGCAAGGGATCTTCGGAGGCTTGTACGGTCTGTCGTCCGTCATTGGCCCGCAGGTAGGCGGCTGGATCGTCGACAGCCTGAACTGGCGCTGGGTGTTCTACATCAACCTGCCGGTCGGCATTATCGCCGTTATCTTTATCTCCCTTGGTCTAGGCAAGCATGTGAACAAGGGACCGGTCAAGATTGACATGGCGGGGATCTTTACCATGGTGGTCGGGGTCGTCAGCCTGCTTCTCGCCCTCACGTTCGGAGGCAGCGAGTACGCTTGGGATTCCTGGCAGATCATTGGGCTGTTCGCCCTGGCCCTCGTCTTTATTATCGCCTTTATCCGGATCGAATCGCGGGTGCCGGATCCCATCCTGCCGGTAAGGCTGTTCAAGAACCGCACGTTCAGTGTCCTGAACGGAATCGGCTTCCTGATGGCGGTCGGCATGTTCGGAGCTATTATGTTCGTGCCCTTGTTCATGCAGGGCGTGGTAGGGGTCAGCGCTTCCCAATCGGGAACCATTATGACTCCGCTGATGATTACCATGATTATTTTCAGCATTGCCGGGGGCCAGCTTGTCTACAAGCTCGGTGTGAAAATCCAGATGATCGCCGGTATGCTCGTGATGGCGTCAGGCTTCTGGATGATGACGACCATGACGCTGGAAACGACGAAGCTGCAGGCTTCCTCCTACATGGTCCTGCTCGGGGCGGGCATGGGACTTGTGATGCCGATCCTCACCTTGGCCCTTCAGGAAAGCTTCCCGAAATCGGAGCTCGGCGTCGTGACGTCCTCCTCGCAGTTCTTCCGTTCGATCGGAGGCACCTTCGGGATGACCATCCTCGGTGCGATCATGAACCACCGCTCGGGCCAGCTGTTGAACGAGAACCTGGTGCCCGTGCTGCAGAAAATGCCGGCCGAAGCGAAGGGCTTCGTGGATGCAACCTTAACGACCATTCAGGATAAACCGCAAAATGTTTATTCGTACCTGTACAGTCCGGAAGCCCAGAAGGCTCTTCCCGACGCCATCAAGCAATTGATTTTTCCGATTCTGAAAACCGACATGGTGGACGCCCTTCAACAGGTGTTCCTCTGGGGGCTGGTATTTGTCATTCTGGGGGCGGTTCTCTGCTTGGCCCTTCCTCAGATCAAGCTGACCTCCCGCAAAAAAGGGGAAACGCCTGCCGTCCAGAAGGAAGAATCCCTCAGGGGACAGCCGGAAGGGGCTTAA
- a CDS encoding MarR family winged helix-turn-helix transcriptional regulator has translation MKQLVDRYDKAVSLLMRTLWPEMTQFKEFGLTMPQFSLLRMIHKIGDAKITDLAETMEVKPSAITVMIDRLEAGGFVERRHGEKDRRVVRVSITKDGESILEKAQEKSKQVLAKYFAGLEPEELEQLVTINEKLAVIAENIKKASETREEMESCCTHE, from the coding sequence TTGAAGCAGTTGGTAGACCGCTATGACAAGGCCGTGTCTCTTCTCATGCGTACCCTTTGGCCCGAGATGACCCAGTTCAAGGAATTCGGCCTGACCATGCCCCAGTTCTCTCTCTTGCGCATGATTCATAAGATCGGAGATGCCAAGATTACCGATCTAGCCGAGACGATGGAGGTCAAGCCGAGTGCGATTACGGTCATGATAGACCGGCTCGAAGCGGGCGGCTTCGTGGAGCGGAGGCATGGAGAGAAGGACCGCCGGGTGGTTCGGGTCAGCATCACGAAGGATGGGGAGTCCATTCTCGAGAAGGCTCAGGAGAAGTCCAAGCAGGTGCTCGCCAAATATTTTGCCGGACTGGAGCCGGAGGAGCTGGAGCAGCTCGTCACCATCAATGAGAAGCTGGCCGTTATAGCAGAGAACATTAAGAAGGCTTCGGAGACTAGAGAGGAAATGGAGAGTTGTTGTACTCATGAGTGA
- a CDS encoding DUF2621 family protein, protein MVSSTLGTFAVLWAILLIFLLSVGGFFMFRKFMKVLPMSDGKSKLDWQNHYVDSSRHLWTEDSKAFLETLVSPVPGPFRDIARHSIAARIGQVALEQGAEEVTRDHCLEGYILATPPRDYKSLESFLDKNGIDYSRFRHLLQQP, encoded by the coding sequence ATGGTATCAAGCACACTGGGCACCTTCGCCGTGCTTTGGGCGATCCTGCTTATTTTCCTATTATCGGTAGGCGGATTTTTTATGTTCCGCAAATTCATGAAGGTGCTGCCGATGTCGGACGGCAAGTCCAAGCTGGACTGGCAGAACCATTATGTGGATTCCTCCCGGCATCTGTGGACGGAAGACTCCAAGGCTTTCCTCGAGACGCTGGTCTCTCCCGTACCTGGCCCTTTCCGGGATATCGCCCGCCATTCCATTGCCGCCCGCATCGGGCAGGTCGCTCTTGAACAAGGAGCGGAGGAAGTGACGCGGGATCATTGCCTCGAAGGCTATATTCTGGCGACCCCCCCGCGGGATTACAAAAGCCTGGAATCCTTTCTCGACAAGAACGGCATCGATTACAGCCGCTTCCGCCACCTTCTGCAGCAGCCATAG
- a CDS encoding ABC transporter ATP-binding protein gives MNIRLEQVVKTFQSEGGAYTALKGIDLEIGAGEFVAVIGKSGSGKSTLINMITGIDRPTSGKVMVAGQDVHALKRSRMAVWRGKNLGIIFQFFQLIPTLSLVENVMLPMDFCGTYPSRDRKRRALELLDRVGMAEQAGKMPSAVSGGQQQRVAIARALANDPPILVADEPTGSLDSKTAESVFGLFRTLADSGKTVVMVTHDNDLAQKVRRTVVVADGEIVSESVLQAFPRLDIDQLSQLQPLLGRREYPPGAVIIREGDEGEEAFIITRGEVEVSVRGADGRETLVNRLGAGQYFGEIALIRQVRRTATVRAAGTEPVELAVLGRSALRDILGQSDPTREDMDRLIRQRMEELALHGLRGRHA, from the coding sequence TTGAATATCCGGCTGGAGCAGGTGGTTAAAACCTTCCAAAGCGAAGGAGGGGCTTATACCGCCCTGAAAGGAATCGATCTGGAAATCGGCGCCGGGGAGTTTGTCGCGGTCATCGGGAAATCGGGGAGCGGCAAATCGACGCTTATCAATATGATTACGGGAATCGACCGTCCCACGTCAGGGAAGGTCATGGTGGCCGGGCAGGACGTACACGCCCTTAAACGAAGCCGCATGGCCGTTTGGCGGGGGAAGAACCTCGGAATTATCTTTCAATTCTTTCAGCTGATTCCGACCCTCAGCCTGGTGGAGAATGTCATGCTGCCGATGGACTTCTGCGGCACCTACCCGTCCCGCGACCGCAAGCGCCGCGCCCTGGAGCTGCTGGATCGGGTGGGCATGGCCGAGCAGGCCGGCAAAATGCCCTCGGCCGTTTCCGGCGGGCAGCAGCAGAGGGTGGCCATCGCGCGGGCGTTGGCGAACGATCCGCCGATCCTCGTCGCCGATGAGCCGACCGGCAGCCTCGACTCGAAGACGGCGGAATCCGTATTCGGCTTGTTCCGCACCCTGGCCGACTCGGGCAAAACGGTCGTCATGGTCACCCATGACAACGATCTTGCCCAGAAGGTGCGCCGCACCGTGGTGGTAGCCGATGGAGAGATCGTGAGCGAGTCGGTCCTTCAGGCTTTCCCCCGTCTCGACATCGACCAGCTCTCCCAGCTGCAGCCGCTTCTCGGCAGGCGGGAGTATCCGCCGGGCGCGGTCATTATCCGCGAAGGCGACGAGGGGGAAGAGGCCTTCATCATCACCCGGGGCGAGGTGGAGGTATCCGTCCGTGGTGCCGATGGACGGGAGACGCTCGTGAACCGGCTCGGCGCCGGCCAGTATTTCGGTGAAATCGCCCTCATCCGACAGGTAAGGCGAACGGCGACGGTCCGGGCCGCCGGGACGGAGCCGGTTGAGCTGGCGGTGCTCGGCCGCAGTGCCCTGCGGGACATTCTAGGCCAGTCGGATCCGACCCGCGAGGATATGGACCGGCTCATCCGCCAGCGGATGGAGGAGCTGGCCCTTCACGGGCTCCGGGGCCGTCATGCTTAG
- a CDS encoding ABC transporter permease has translation MLSPRWRKILRDLSSNKARTVLVSLSIAVGIVGVGMISQTLEMMQRGMNDSHRSAEASAFSVTTLQPFDHRVMDKAAAVPGVSAVDGRASFELRAHPVRAEDGPVKAGDWRTIRLFALEDYNHIPMDKMLPVEGAWPPAQGELLMERTSVDYLGVSIGDKLEVELPDGTLRQLKLGGIVQDPLRETSSMTGVSYGYLSMATLGELGRPEAFNTLSVMASDPEADSAKLERLAGDVRQVMTAEGLTPVSTRIPKPGKHWAEDIVQSFALILQTMGGLALALGACLVMNTIFGMLAGQLRQIGVMQVLGATRGSLFRLYLGTVLLYCLLASLLGIPLGMLGARAMASQSIRLLNFDSSGYGLTLPVLGLELIVGLLIPILAALYPLAAGTRITIREAIGGPAAGSGGSRGWLAAMLEAVKGLPGPLLLPIRNAFRSRVRLTLTLATMSLGGAIVISVIAVQASMELTKANSLRYTHYDVQLSFPESRTASDLVAEAQTVTGVETAEAWTWKTANRVGADGSESKDLAFAGIPPGTALIEPVLLEGRWLQPGDRKAVVLDSFLLQDNPDLHAGSEVTLAVNGRRDTWTVIGITRKVSGDVVSYAPFEALSEAAGEAGKAMTVQTVTKDHSREGQAQAAAALQTRFKEKGYGSASTLITDDLRKVQENRFQTVLAFLAVMSVLLVIVAALGLTGTMSLSVLERTREFGIMRSIGASDRSMLGLIIGEGLVLGLVSWAVGSLLAYPVSRQLSAAVGHSLFEQPLDYRFPLSGVLLWLAGSLVVAAAASLLPAWKAARLEIRDVLAYE, from the coding sequence ATGCTTAGCCCCCGCTGGAGAAAGATCCTCCGCGACCTGTCCTCTAATAAAGCCAGGACCGTGCTTGTCTCGTTGTCCATTGCCGTCGGCATTGTCGGCGTCGGAATGATCTCCCAGACCCTGGAGATGATGCAGCGGGGGATGAACGACAGCCATCGGTCGGCGGAGGCCTCCGCCTTCTCGGTTACCACGCTGCAGCCGTTCGATCATCGGGTGATGGACAAGGCGGCCGCGGTGCCGGGAGTAAGCGCAGTGGATGGACGAGCCTCCTTCGAGCTCCGGGCTCATCCGGTCCGGGCGGAAGACGGGCCGGTTAAGGCAGGCGATTGGCGGACCATCCGGCTGTTTGCCCTGGAGGATTATAACCACATCCCCATGGACAAAATGCTGCCGGTCGAAGGAGCCTGGCCTCCCGCCCAGGGGGAGCTCCTCATGGAACGGACCTCCGTGGATTACCTCGGGGTCAGTATCGGAGACAAGCTGGAAGTGGAGCTGCCCGACGGAACCCTCCGGCAGCTTAAGCTCGGCGGAATCGTTCAGGACCCTCTCCGGGAAACCTCCTCCATGACCGGCGTCAGTTACGGCTATTTGTCCATGGCAACGCTAGGAGAGCTCGGCCGCCCTGAAGCCTTCAACACGCTTTCGGTGATGGCCTCCGATCCCGAGGCCGATTCCGCGAAGCTGGAGAGGCTTGCCGGCGATGTCCGGCAAGTGATGACGGCCGAAGGCCTGACCCCGGTGTCAACCCGAATCCCGAAGCCCGGGAAGCACTGGGCGGAGGACATCGTGCAGTCCTTCGCCCTTATTCTCCAGACGATGGGGGGATTGGCTCTGGCCCTCGGCGCGTGCCTCGTCATGAACACGATCTTCGGCATGCTGGCCGGGCAGCTCCGCCAGATCGGTGTCATGCAGGTGCTCGGCGCCACCCGGGGCAGCCTCTTCCGGCTGTACCTCGGCACGGTCCTGCTTTACTGCCTGCTGGCCTCTCTTCTCGGCATTCCCCTCGGGATGCTCGGAGCGCGGGCCATGGCGTCCCAATCGATCCGGCTGCTTAATTTCGACAGCTCCGGCTACGGGCTAACCCTTCCCGTTCTCGGGCTGGAGCTTATCGTCGGGCTCCTGATTCCCATACTCGCCGCCCTATATCCGCTTGCCGCCGGAACCCGGATCACGATCCGGGAAGCCATTGGCGGTCCAGCCGCGGGAAGCGGAGGCTCCAGAGGATGGCTCGCGGCTATGCTTGAGGCCGTCAAGGGGCTGCCCGGCCCCCTGCTCCTGCCGATCCGCAACGCCTTCCGCAGCCGTGTGCGCCTGACGCTGACCTTGGCGACCATGAGCCTCGGCGGGGCGATCGTCATCTCGGTCATCGCCGTTCAGGCCTCCATGGAGCTGACAAAGGCCAATTCGCTCCGCTATACCCACTATGACGTCCAGCTCAGCTTCCCGGAATCCCGCACGGCCTCCGATCTTGTTGCCGAGGCGCAGACGGTGACCGGGGTGGAGACGGCGGAGGCTTGGACGTGGAAGACGGCCAACCGGGTCGGTGCCGATGGCAGCGAGAGCAAGGACCTGGCCTTCGCCGGGATTCCCCCGGGCACCGCCCTGATCGAGCCGGTTCTCCTCGAGGGGCGGTGGCTCCAACCGGGCGACCGGAAGGCGGTCGTGCTCGATTCCTTCCTGCTGCAGGATAATCCGGATCTTCATGCCGGTTCGGAAGTCACCCTGGCCGTTAACGGGCGCAGGGACACCTGGACCGTCATCGGCATCACCCGGAAAGTGTCCGGGGACGTCGTCTCCTATGCTCCCTTCGAGGCCCTCTCCGAAGCGGCCGGGGAGGCGGGGAAGGCGATGACCGTCCAGACCGTCACGAAGGATCACTCCCGGGAGGGGCAGGCCCAAGCCGCCGCCGCTTTGCAGACCCGCTTCAAGGAGAAGGGATACGGGTCCGCCAGCACGCTGATCACGGACGATCTTCGCAAGGTTCAGGAGAACCGCTTCCAAACGGTGCTTGCCTTTCTTGCGGTCATGTCCGTGCTGCTCGTGATCGTCGCCGCCCTTGGCCTGACGGGCACGATGAGCTTGAGTGTGCTGGAGCGGACGCGCGAATTCGGCATTATGCGAAGCATTGGGGCCTCCGACCGCAGCATGCTGGGCCTCATCATCGGCGAAGGCCTGGTGCTCGGCCTCGTGTCCTGGGCCGTCGGCTCCCTCCTCGCCTATCCCGTCTCCCGGCAGCTAAGCGCCGCTGTGGGCCATTCCCTCTTCGAGCAGCCGCTCGACTACCGCTTTCCCTTGAGCGGGGTGCTGCTCTGGCTGGCGGGAAGCCTGGTCGTCGCCGCGGCGGCCAGCCTGCTCCCCGCCTGGAAAGCGGCACGGCTCGAGATCCGGGATGTGCTCGCCTATGAATAA
- a CDS encoding type II toxin-antitoxin system VapC family toxin, which translates to MNVTENSAVTSAPWDFEQSVFLDDTSLKSFMNPDHEHYAKARSFFLDLDDLDRTFVTTSYIVFDTHDWLRNNFGYTQAEFFLNTIEKAISRGKIEVISGNERLEQEAKKLLLQFPDCQFSLGEAVTAVVMLTYRIKRIFTFNRNFQSLTNLYDQIKIIPSTTSA; encoded by the coding sequence ATGAATGTTACCGAGAATTCGGCCGTCACTTCGGCCCCTTGGGATTTTGAACAGTCCGTGTTTCTGGACGACACATCCTTGAAATCCTTTATGAACCCTGATCATGAGCACTATGCCAAGGCGCGTTCTTTCTTTCTGGACCTGGACGACTTGGACCGTACGTTCGTGACGACGAGCTACATTGTGTTCGATACGCACGACTGGCTGCGCAACAATTTCGGCTACACCCAGGCGGAATTCTTCCTGAACACGATCGAGAAGGCCATCTCCCGCGGAAAGATCGAAGTCATCTCCGGCAATGAGCGGTTGGAGCAGGAGGCGAAGAAGCTGCTGCTTCAATTCCCCGACTGCCAGTTTTCGCTGGGCGAAGCGGTGACGGCGGTGGTCATGCTGACGTACCGGATCAAGCGTATTTTCACGTTCAACCGTAATTTCCAGTCCTTGACCAACCTGTACGACCAGATCAAGATCATCCCATCCACCACATCGGCCTGA
- a CDS encoding superoxide dismutase family protein, which translates to MKKICLVLSLLLATVPLSACGSSDPTSNSDNGTTLGEGSGKTIDSGASSPDPGSGKPTPTPKRQEGTADNPLTGTPKASGSPGGASASPSPAGKSVSADLLNTKGEKMGLAILTQEGDGLKIKVEAGGLTAGKHGIHLHQVGKCEAPDFKSAGDHLNPEKKQHGTGNPNGPHVGDLPNLEVGADGKVSVELKAMHTTLEKGAVNSLFDGDGTALVIHEGPDDMKSDPAGNSGGRVLCGVVK; encoded by the coding sequence ATGAAAAAGATCTGCCTGGTCCTGTCGCTCCTGCTGGCTACCGTTCCTTTGAGTGCGTGCGGCAGCAGCGACCCGACCTCCAATTCCGATAACGGAACGACACTCGGCGAAGGCTCCGGCAAAACGATCGATTCCGGTGCGAGTTCTCCCGATCCGGGTTCCGGCAAGCCGACCCCTACGCCGAAGCGCCAGGAAGGAACCGCTGATAATCCCCTGACCGGGACACCCAAAGCTTCCGGCAGCCCGGGTGGGGCAAGCGCTTCTCCTTCTCCTGCCGGCAAGAGTGTCTCGGCGGACCTGCTGAACACGAAGGGGGAGAAAATGGGACTGGCCATTCTCACCCAGGAGGGGGACGGCCTCAAGATTAAGGTAGAAGCGGGCGGCCTGACAGCCGGCAAGCATGGAATCCACCTTCATCAAGTCGGCAAATGCGAAGCGCCCGATTTCAAGTCGGCGGGCGACCATCTGAACCCGGAGAAGAAGCAGCACGGAACCGGTAACCCGAACGGTCCCCATGTGGGCGATTTGCCGAATCTGGAGGTAGGGGCGGACGGCAAGGTTTCCGTCGAGCTGAAGGCGATGCACACCACCCTGGAGAAGGGAGCGGTCAACTCGCTCTTCGACGGGGACGGAACGGCTCTGGTCATTCACGAGGGGCCGGACGACATGAAGTCGGATCCTGCCGGAAATTCCGGCGGCCGTGTTCTGTGCGGTGTCGTAAAATAA
- a CDS encoding MHYT domain-containing protein — MEGSYNLLLVFLSVLLAVLSSYTAIDIVKRGLASRTRGGLAWMAAGSCVMGIGFWSMHFVGMLAYHMPIPVTYEFRIIFLSILFPVAASFAALYVSSRPRMRWGAFTGGGVFMGLAIVVMHFAGMSAIRLDARLSYNPYLFSLSSVIALTLSFVALRIFYRFVQGTLSFHFQIKFQVALLLGVAAAAMHYIGMQAARFTPLARPDLDPPGRIVGPYTIALLTGGATLLVLALAALSLYLDKKWALRASYLNELRYNSIFENNPDMVCLFNLEGRLLRANPAAEKITGYSILKYLNKPFTTFVMKRDIPKAMAAFSKAAQGSPQTVEFSIRHHNGTPLLLSTTMVPMMVDGQTVDVYTISKDITDSRKAERELLQAKEEAESAVRVKSEFLAMMSHEIRTPLNGVIGMSSLMLDTGLDDEQREYAEMIQKSGTALLSVINDILDFSKMEAGKMQIEEEPFELQACIDETFSLFKAATKEKGLELRCKLDPELPRYLVGDVNRIRQILLNLVGNSVKFTQKGGIYLTASCGKREGETLQIEFRIRDTGIGIPPDKLGQLFQPFSQLDTSMARKYGGTGLGLVICRSLVELMGGEIEADPDVREGAAFRFSIRTRLPEDARLRPSHPINRSG; from the coding sequence ATGGAAGGAAGTTACAACCTGCTGCTCGTCTTCCTGTCGGTCCTCTTAGCCGTCCTCTCGTCCTATACCGCGATCGATATCGTCAAGCGGGGGCTCGCTTCCCGCACGCGGGGCGGACTGGCCTGGATGGCGGCCGGCTCCTGTGTGATGGGCATCGGCTTCTGGTCGATGCATTTTGTCGGGATGCTTGCCTATCACATGCCGATTCCCGTCACTTATGAGTTTCGCATCATTTTCCTATCCATTCTCTTTCCTGTGGCCGCCTCGTTCGCGGCTCTTTATGTATCCAGCCGGCCCCGTATGAGATGGGGGGCTTTTACAGGCGGGGGAGTCTTCATGGGACTGGCCATCGTGGTCATGCATTTTGCTGGAATGTCCGCTATACGGCTGGACGCCCGGCTGTCGTACAACCCGTATTTGTTTTCTCTCTCCTCCGTGATCGCCCTGACGCTGTCCTTTGTGGCGCTGCGTATTTTTTATCGTTTTGTTCAGGGAACGCTTTCATTTCACTTTCAGATAAAATTCCAGGTCGCTTTGCTGCTTGGCGTGGCGGCCGCCGCCATGCACTATATCGGCATGCAGGCGGCCCGGTTCACCCCTCTCGCCCGCCCTGATCTGGATCCGCCCGGCCGCATCGTAGGTCCGTATACCATTGCCCTGTTGACCGGAGGGGCGACGCTCCTCGTTCTGGCGCTGGCGGCGTTAAGTCTATACCTCGACAAGAAATGGGCCCTTCGCGCCTCTTACCTCAACGAGCTGCGCTACAATTCGATTTTCGAGAATAACCCTGACATGGTGTGCCTGTTTAACCTGGAAGGCCGCCTTCTTAGGGCGAACCCGGCCGCGGAGAAGATAACCGGCTATTCCATTCTGAAGTATCTTAATAAGCCGTTTACGACGTTCGTGATGAAGCGGGATATCCCTAAGGCAATGGCGGCTTTTAGCAAAGCGGCTCAGGGAAGCCCGCAAACCGTGGAGTTTTCCATACGCCACCACAACGGGACCCCCCTTCTGCTCAGCACCACGATGGTTCCCATGATGGTGGACGGCCAAACCGTGGATGTCTACACCATATCGAAGGACATCACCGACAGCCGGAAGGCCGAACGCGAGCTGCTCCAAGCGAAGGAAGAGGCGGAGTCTGCCGTCCGGGTTAAGAGTGAGTTCCTGGCCATGATGAGCCATGAAATCCGGACGCCGCTCAACGGAGTCATTGGAATGAGCAGCCTCATGCTCGACACCGGTCTTGACGACGAACAGCGGGAATATGCGGAGATGATCCAGAAGAGCGGCACCGCGCTGCTCAGCGTCATCAACGACATTCTTGACTTCTCCAAGATGGAGGCCGGTAAAATGCAGATCGAGGAGGAGCCGTTCGAGCTCCAGGCCTGCATCGACGAAACCTTCTCCCTGTTCAAGGCCGCGACCAAAGAGAAAGGGCTGGAGCTCCGCTGCAAGCTCGACCCCGAGCTACCCCGTTATCTGGTCGGGGATGTGAACCGGATCCGACAAATTCTCCTCAACCTGGTCGGCAACTCCGTGAAATTTACGCAGAAGGGCGGCATCTACCTGACGGCTTCCTGCGGTAAACGGGAAGGGGAGACGCTTCAGATCGAGTTCCGGATCCGGGACACCGGGATCGGAATTCCCCCGGATAAGCTCGGGCAGCTGTTTCAGCCCTTCTCGCAGCTCGATACTTCAATGGCCCGCAAATACGGGGGGACCGGCCTCGGTCTTGTCATTTGCCGGTCTCTCGTCGAGCTGATGGGCGGCGAAATAGAGGCCGACCCGGATGTGCGGGAAGGGGCGGCCTTCCGCTTCTCCATCCGAACGCGCCTCCCCGAGGATGCCCGCTTGAGGCCGTCCCATCCAATCAATCGCTCGGGATAA